The following are from one region of the Amycolatopsis sp. QT-25 genome:
- a CDS encoding DUF559 domain-containing protein, giving the protein MSRSHYAEVADFNGPFLGSRAISEGDITRSQLRSGPYDRLFQNVYVPVRIPQDHVLRCKAAILTAPAGAVLTGCSAATVRGFPFTLDNDPVEFVVPEEEGFHFQRGMPLKRSRLIGEDFEPWRDGRIASPPRMTMDILANTRLRRSFPRVVGLVDALLHAGYIEREQLENYFAHRHDHGIVRARKALALSDARAESIPESEVRIWLRIHDIEAEPQVEVYRGRRFLGRLDLATREAKLAIEYDGAWHLEGEQPLFDSERRALMEADGWTFVVITKEELYGDPKGVVARVKTALRASRRK; this is encoded by the coding sequence ATGTCCAGAAGCCACTACGCGGAGGTCGCCGACTTCAACGGTCCCTTCCTGGGCAGCCGCGCCATCAGCGAAGGTGACATCACCCGCTCACAGCTCCGATCGGGGCCCTACGACCGGCTGTTCCAGAACGTCTACGTCCCCGTCCGCATCCCGCAGGATCATGTGCTCCGGTGCAAGGCGGCGATCCTCACCGCACCCGCCGGCGCGGTACTGACCGGCTGTTCGGCCGCGACAGTGCGCGGCTTCCCGTTCACCCTCGACAACGATCCGGTCGAGTTCGTCGTACCCGAGGAGGAAGGATTCCACTTCCAGCGTGGGATGCCTTTGAAACGATCCAGGTTGATCGGCGAGGATTTCGAGCCGTGGCGAGACGGCCGCATCGCGAGTCCGCCGCGCATGACCATGGACATCCTGGCCAACACCCGGCTCCGTCGCTCGTTTCCCCGGGTGGTCGGCCTGGTCGACGCGCTGCTTCATGCCGGATACATCGAACGTGAGCAGCTTGAAAACTACTTCGCGCACCGCCATGACCACGGCATCGTCAGAGCACGGAAAGCGCTGGCGCTCTCCGACGCGAGAGCCGAATCCATTCCCGAATCCGAGGTCCGGATCTGGCTGCGGATCCACGACATCGAGGCGGAGCCCCAGGTGGAGGTGTATCGCGGTCGACGGTTCCTCGGACGGCTCGACCTCGCGACCCGGGAGGCGAAACTCGCCATCGAGTACGACGGCGCTTGGCATCTCGAAGGAGAGCAACCCCTCTTCGACTCCGAACGACGGGCACTCATGGAAGCCGATGGCTGGACGTTCGTCGTGATCACGAAAGAAGAACTCTATGGTGATCCGAAGGGCGTGGTCGCTCGCGTCAAGACCGCACTCCGGGCAAGCCGACGCAAGTAG